The following proteins come from a genomic window of Amaranthus tricolor cultivar Red isolate AtriRed21 chromosome 14, ASM2621246v1, whole genome shotgun sequence:
- the LOC130800524 gene encoding bifunctional dTDP-4-dehydrorhamnose 3,5-epimerase/dTDP-4-dehydrorhamnose reductase has product MGFAGNGSSDTKSLNFLIYGRTGWIGGLLGKLCESQGINYTYGSGRLENRTSLLADIAAVKPTHVFNAAGVTGRPNVDWCESHKVETIRTNVVGTLTLADVCRENGLVLINYATGCIFEYDDKHPIDSGIGFKEEDSPNFVGSFYSKTKAMVEELLKNYENVCTLRVRMPISSDLANPRNFITKITRYEKVVNIPNSMTILDELLPISIEMGKRNLTGIYNFTNPGVVSHNEILEMYREYINPKFTWKNFTLEEQAKVIIAPRSNNELEATKLKKEFPELLSIKESLIKYVFEPNKKTAEVTA; this is encoded by the exons ATGGGTTTCGCAGGAAACGGATCTTCTGACACCAAATCCCTTAACTTCCTAATCTATGGTCGAACCGGATGGATCGGCGGTCTATTAGGTAAACTCTGCGAATCTCAAGGAATCAATTATACTTACGGTTCAGGCCGCTTGGAAAACCGGACTTCATTATTAGCTGACATTGCCGCCGTTAAACCCACCCATGTATTCAACGCCGCCGGTGTTACTGGCCGTCCTAATGTTGACTGGTGTGAGTCTCATAAGGTTGAGACTATTCGTACCAATGTTGTTGGGACTCTCACTTTAGCCGATGTTTGCCGTGAAAACGGCCTCGTTTTGATCAATTATGCTACTGGTTGCATTTTTGAGTATGATGATAAACATCCTATTGATTCTGGTATTGGGTTTAAGGAAGAAGATTCTCCTAATTTTGTTGGGTCTTTCTACTCCAAGACTAAAGCTATg GTTGAGGAGTTACTTAAAAACTACGAAAATGTATGCACATTGAGAGTTCGGATGCCAATCTCCTCTGACTTGGCCAATCCCCGTAATTTCATCACCAAGATCACCCGCTACGAGAAGGTAGTCAACATTCCAAACTCGATGACAATCTTGGATGAACTGCTTCCCATCTCAATCGAGATGGGAAAGCGGAACCTTACAGGAATCTATAACTTTACAAATCCTGGTGTTGTGAGCCACAATGAAATTCTTGAGATGTATCGGGAATATATAAACCCTAAATTTACATGGAAAAACTTTACCCTTGAGGAGCAGGCTAAAGTGATCATCGCTCCAAGAAGCAACAATGAGCTCGAGGCCACTAAACTGAAGAAGGAATTCCCAGAACTTCTATCGATTAAAGAGTCTCTAATTAAGTATGTATTCGAGCCCAACAAGAAGACGGCTGAAGTTACAGCCTGA
- the LOC130800526 gene encoding hydroxymethylglutaryl-CoA synthase-like has protein sequence MASPVKNVGILAMEIYFPPTCVQQEALEVHDGASKGKYTIGLGQDCMAFCTEVEDIISMSLTAVTSLLEKYNVDPKQIGRLEVGSETVLDKSKSIKTFLMQIFEEHGNTDIEGVDSTNACYGGTAALFNCVNWVESSSWDGRYGLVICTDSAVYAEGPARPTGGAAAIAMLVGPDAPITFESKLRGSHMAHAYDFYKPNLASEYPVVDGKLSQTCYLMAVDSCYKLLCNKYEKFEGKQFSVNDADYVVFHSPYNKLVQKSFARLMYNDFLRNASSIDEDAKETMAPYSNISIEESYQSRELEKVTQSVARSLYDEKVKPTTLVPKQIGNTYTASLYSAFASLIHNKHSELVGKRVLMFSYGSGLTATMFSLQFNEGQQPFSLSNIAAVMDVANRLKSRHEFPPEKFVDTLKLMEHRYGAKEFVTSKDTSLLAPGTYFLTEVDSMYRRFYAKKPANDSNHAYQNGSLTNGH, from the exons atggcTTCCCCTGTGAAGAATGTGGGAATTCTTGCCATGGAAATCTACTTCCCTCCTACCTGTGTTCAACAG GAAGCATTGGAGGTTCATGATGGAGCTAGCAAAGGAAAGTACACCATTGGACTTGGACAAGATTGTATGGCATTTTGTACTGAGGTGGAAGACATAATCTCAATGAG TTTGACAGCTGTGACCTCGCTTCTTGAGAAGTATAATGTTGATCCTAAACAAATTGGCCGGCTTGAAGTAGGTAGTGAGACTGTCTTAGACAAGAGCAAATCTATCAAGACATTTTTGATGCAAATATTTGAG GAACACGGAAATACAGACATTGAAGGTGTTGACTCGACAAATGCATGCTATGGTGGAACTGCTGCACTATTTAATTGTGTAAATTGGGTGGAGAGCAGTTCATGGGATGGACGTTACGGTCTTGTTATATGCACAGACAGTGCG GTTTATGCCGAGGGACCAGCTAGACCCACAGGAGGGGCTGCTGCTATTGCGATGCTCGTGGGACCAGATGCACCCATCACTTTTGAAAGCAAGTTGAGAGGCAGCCATATGGCTCATGCCTATGACTTTTACAAGCCCAACTTAGCAAGTGAATATCCG GTTGTTGATGGGAAATTGTCGCAGACCTGTTATCTCATGGCAGTCGATTCTTGCTATAAACTTCTTTGCAACAA GTATGAGAAATTCGAAGGCAAGCAATTTTCAGTTAACGATGCTGATTATGTTGTTTTCCATTCTCCATACAACAAG CTTGTACAAAAGAGCTTTGCCCGATTGATGTACAATGATTTCTTGAGAAATGCCAG CTCAATTGATGAAGACGCTAAGGAGACGATGGCCCCATACTCCAATATATCTATCGAGGAAAGCTATCAAAGCAGGGAACTTGAAAAG GTAACTCAATCCGTTGCGAGGTCCTTGTATGACGAAAAGGTGAAACCAACCACTTTGGTACCAAAGCAAATTGGAAATACTTACACTGCGTCTCTATATTCAGCATTTGCTTCCCTTATTCACAACAAACACAGTGAATTG GTGGGCAAGCGGGTCTTAATGTTTTCTTATGGAAGCGGTTTGACAGCTACGATGTTCTCACTTCAGTTCAATGAAGGCCAGCAACCCTTCAGCTTGTCTAACATTGCCGCAGTTATGGATGTTGCCAACAGGCTGAAGTCGAGGCATGAG TTTCCACCCGAGAAATTTGTCGATACCTTGAAGCTGATGGAGCACAGATATGGGGCGAAGGAGTTTGTGACGAGCAAGGATACCAGCCTATTGGCTCCTGGAACGTACTTCCTAACTGAGGTCGACTCCATGTACCGACGTTTTTATGCCAAGAAACCTGCTAATGATTCTAACCATGCATACCAAAATGGTTCGCTTACCAACGGTCATTGA
- the LOC130800525 gene encoding protein HOTHEAD encodes MSSTKLPSFLLWWRLVVPTTFFFYRLSSSETAPNYSFLHNATTAPPTSYWDYIIIGGGTSGCPLAATLSRNATVLLLERGGSPYGNSNITLLSAFGSALSDLSDTSPSQRFISEDGVINTRARVLGGGSCLNAGFYSRASPAQVQESGWDPHLANESYHWVEEVVAFQPPMRQWQSAVRDGLIQAGIVPFNGFTFDHINGTKIGGTIFDSDGNRHTAADLLQYADPNRINVLLHATVSKILFKTTGMEKPEARGVVFTDSLGFKHRAYLTQGSKNEVILSAGALGSPQLLMLSGVGPAEHLKAHNITLVLDQPNVGQGMSDNPMNAIYIPSPLPVEVSLIQVVGITPFGSYIEAASGENFAASSNGHSARDFGMLSPKIGQLSTLPPKQRTAEALAQAIEKMSTLPDIAFQGGFLLEKTMGPSSKGHLELRNRDPDANPSVTFNYFQEPEDLQRCVLGLQTIENVITSQAFGRFKYQNMPVQTLLNMTESGSVNLLPHHANVSVSLEQFCKDTVMTIWHYHGGNLVGRVVDSDYKVMGINALRVIDGSTFHYSPGTNPQATVMMLGRYMGVRILRERAESQ; translated from the exons ATGTCTTCTACAAAGCTCCCAAGCTTCCTTTTATGGTGGCGACTCGTGGTTCCCACTACTTTCTTTTTTTATCGTCTTTCTTCTTCCGAAACTG CTCCAAACTACAGCTTTCTCCACAATGCAACAACAGCACCACCAACCTCCTATTGGGACTACATCATCATAGGTGGTGGCACATCCGGCTGTCCATTAGCAGCCACCCTCTCCCGCAACGCCACCGTTCTACTCCTAGAGCGAGGCGGCTCACCCTACGGAAACTCCAACATTACCCTCCTTTCCGCATTTGGGTCCGCCCTCTCGGACCTTTCTGACACGTCTCCGTCCCAGCGCTTCATCTCTGAGGACGGGGTCATAAACACAAGGGCCCGAGTTTTGGGCGGCGGTTCGTGCCTTAACGCGGGATTCTATTCCCGCGCAAGTCCCGCACAAGTTCAGGAATCTGGGTGGGACCCACATCTGGCTAATGAGTCTTACCATTGGGTTGAAGAGGTTGTGGCATTTCAGCCCCCTATGAGACAATGGCAGTCTGCTGTTAGAGATGGTCTAATTCAAGCTGGGATTGTTCCATTTAATGGGTTTACATTTGATCATATTAATGGGACTAAAATTGGTGgaactatttttgatagtgaTGGAAATAGACATACTGCTGCTGATTTGCTACAGTATGCTGATCCTAATAGGATTAATGTGCTCTTGCATGCTACTGTCTCTAAGATCTTGTTCAAAACTACAG GAATGGAAAAGCCAGAAGCCCGAGGTGTAGTATTCACAGACTCATTAGGGTTCAAACACAGGGCCTACTTAACACAAGGGTCTAAAAATGAAGTAATATTATCCGCTGGAGCACTGGGTAGCCCACAACTTTTAATGCTAAGTGGAGTAGGCCCAGCAGAGCATCTTAAGGCCCATAATATAACATTGGTGTTGGACCAACCCAATGTTGGACAAGGCATGTCAGACAATCCAATGAATGCTATTTACATCCCTTCTCCTTTACCTGTTGAAGTCTCTCTCATTCAAGTTGTTGGCATAACTCCCTTTGGTAGCTACATTGAGGCTGCTAGCGGTGAAAATTTCGCCGCTAGTAGCAATGGCCATAGTGCAAGAGACTTCGGCATGCTCTCTCCCAag ATAGGTCAATTATCAACATTACCACCAAAACAAAGAACAGCAGAGGCACTAGCCCAAGCCATAGAAAAAATGTCTACACTCCCAGACATAGCCTTCCAAGGCGGTTTCCTCCTCGAAAAAACGATGGGTCCAAGCTCAAAAGGCCACTTAGAGCTTAGAAACCGAGACCCAGACGCAAACCCATCAGTAACCTTCAACTACTTCCAAGAGCCAGAGGACCTACAAAGGTGTGTTTTAGGCCTACAAACCATAGAAAATGTAATAACTTCACAAGCATTTGGTAGATTTAAGTACCAAAATATGCCTGTTCAAACTCTCCTAAACATGACTGAATCTGGTTCGGTCAATTTATTGCCGCACCATGCCAATGTTTCGGTTTCACTCGAACAGTTTTGTAAAGATACGGTTATGACTATTTGGCATTACCATGGAGGAAATTTGGTTGGAAGAGTGGTTGATTCGGACTATAAAGTTATGGGTATAAATGCTTTGAGGGTGATTGATGGTTCCACTTTTCATTATTCTCCTGGGACTAATCCTCAAGCCACTGTCATGATGCTGGGCAG GTACATGGGAGTAAGGATTCTTAGGGAGAGAGCTGAAAGCCAATAA